CGAGGGCGCCTACCTGCGCAACACCGAGGGCGAGCGCTTCATGCCGCGCTACGCGGCGCAGGCCGAGCTTGCACCCCGCGATGTTGTGGCGCGCGCGATCGTCGCCGAGATGCAGCGCACGGGCGGGCCGGTCTTCCTCGATCTGCGCCACCTCGACGCCGCGAGCACACACCGGCGCTTCCCGACGATCAGCGCGTTCTGCGACAGCCTGGGCCTCGACATCGCCGCCGATCTTCTGCCGGTCGCGCCTGCCGCGCACTACTTCATGGGCGGCGTGTCCACCAACATCTGGGGCGAGACAACACTGCCGGGCCTCTATGCATGCGGCGAGGTCGCGTGTACGGGCGTGCATGGAGCTAACCGCCTGGCGAGTAACTCGCTGGTCGAAGGGATTGTCTTCGGCGGGCGAATCGTGCGGCGAACGATCGAGCGGTCAGCACAGAATGAGGAGCCGGATCGACGGCCTGCGCTACTGCCTGACCTCGTGATCGAGCCGACGCTGGATCTGAGGCAGCCGCCCGCGCCAGTGCCGCCGACCAAACAGGCCGCCCAGCAGGTGATGTGGGAGCATGTCGGGCTGGTGCGTACCGCCGCCGGTCTGGATCGGGCGATCGAAACGCTCGCGCGCTGGAATGCCCATCTGCCCGCGCCCCAGACGATCGCCGACCACGAGCTGTCGAATCAACTGCTGCTGAGCTGGCTGATGGCGACCGCAGCCCGGCAGCGCGCCGAGAGTCGCGGCGGACATTACCGCTCCGATCTGCCGCAGAGCCGCCCGCTGTGGCAGCGTCGCATCGTCGTCACGGGTGGGCGGCGGCAGGCCGTCGAGATGCGCGAGGCTTGCGTGGCGGCCTGTTGAGTACGTTATGTCACGTGGAAATGCTTACGCCTGTTCATCGTTATTCAACCATGCTGTTGACACTATATACGGAGCACATCGATGATCAATCCAGAAACGGCTTCCTTCGCGCTGCCCGCCGTCGATCTCTCGCACTATCTCACGCCGGGCGAGCTTCAGCAGATCGTCGAGCGAGCGCTGGCCGAAGATCTCGGTCGCGGCGATATTACCTCGGATCTGCTCGTGCCGTCGGCAGTGCAGGCGACGGCGGTATTTCGGGCACGGCGGGCGGGGGTGATCGCCGGGCTCGACGTGGCGGCGGCGGTCTATCGGCTGGTCGATCCGGCGCTGCGCTTCGGAGCGCAGGTGACGGACGGCACCTTCGTGACGCCCGATCAGCCGATCGCCAGCGTGAGCGGCTCGGCGCGCAGCCTGCTGCGGGGTGAGCGCGTGGCGCTCAATTTTATGCAGCGGCTCAGCGGCATCGCTAGCCTGACGGCGCGCTACGTCGCGGCGGTGCGCGGCACACGGGCGCGCATCGTCGATACGCGCAAGACGACGCCGGGGCTGCGCGCGCTGGAGAAGTACGCCGTGCGCGCGGGCGGCGGCCATAACCATCGCCGCGACCTGAGCGACATGATGCTGGTGAAAGATAACCATCTGGTCGCGCTGCGGCAGCACGGCCTGACGCTGCCGGAGGCGATCGATCGGGCGCGGCAAGCGCTGCCGCACGCGATCAAGATCGAGGTCGAGGTCGATCGCGTCGATCAGATTCCGGCGGCGCTCGAAGCCCGCGTTGATGCGATCCTGCTCGACAACATGCCGCCCGCGACGCTGCGCGAGGCGGTCGCGCTGATCGATGGGCGGGCGCTGACCGAGGCATCCGGCGGCGTGAATCTGGAGACGGTGCGCGCGCTGGCGGCGGCGGGCGTCGATCTGATCTCGGTGGGCGCGCTCACGCACTCCGCCCCGGCGCTCGACATCGGCCTTGACTTTGTCTGGGAGCGCGGCGATGGACGCTGAGACGATCTACCTCGATCACGCCGCGACCACGCCGGTCCATGCGCGCGTGCTCGACGCGATGCTGCCCTACTTCACGCAGCAGTTCGGCAACCCGTCGGGGCGCTACCCGATGGCGGAGCAGGCGCGCGCTGCGGTCGATTGGGCGCGGCAGACGGTAGCGACCACCATCGGCGCGCGATCGAGCGAGATCGTGTTTACCGGCGGCGGCAGCGAGAGCAATAATCTCGCGTTGCAGGGCGTGGCCTTCGCCGCGCGCGACCGTGGCGATCACATCGTCACCACGCAGATCGAGCATCATGCCGTGCTGCGCACCTGCGCCTACCTTGAGCGCGTGCATGGCTTTCGGGTCACGTATCTGCCCGTCGATCGATCCGGGCTGGTCGATCTTGTGGCGCTGGAGCACGCCCTCGACGATCGCACGATCCTGGTCAGCGTCATGCTCGCCAACAACGAGGTCGGCACGATCCAGCCGCTCGCCGAGATCGCGGCGCTGACTCGCCCGCGCGGCATTGCGCTGCACACCGACGCGGTGCAGGCGCTACCGACGCTGCCGGTCGACATACGGGCGCTGGGCGTCGATCTGCTGACGATCTCGGCGCATAAGTGCTACGGTCCTAAGGGCGTGGGCGCGCTCTACGTGCGGCGGGGCACGCCCCTGCTGCCGCAGATCTACGGCGGGCACCAGGAGCGCGATCGGCGGGCGGGCACCGAGAATGTCGCCGGGATCGTCGGGCTGGCGACCGCGCTGCAACTGGTTCGCAGCCACGACTCACGCACGCTCGCTGATCTGCGCGATCGGCTGATCCGGAGCGTTCTTGAAGACGTGCCCGGCGCGATCCTGACGGGCCATCCGACGCTGCGGCTGCCGGGCCATGCGAGCTTCTGCTTCGGAGGCGTCGCGGGCGAGGCCGTGCTGGTCGCGCTGGCCGATCACGGCATCGCCTGCTCCAGCGGCTCGGCCTGCGCGGCGGGCGAAAGCGAGCCGTCGCATGTGCTGACGGCGATGGGCATCCCCGACGATCTGGCGCATACCGCCGTGCGGCTCACGCTGGGACTCACCAACACGCCGGAGCAGATCGAGTGGGTGGCCGAGCGGCTGCCCGCGATTGTGGCGGCGGTGCGTGGCGTGGAGCACGTGATCTAAAGCAGGTGCTTCAAACTGTGCTCGGTGGTAAGGTGTACGGTAAGGTCGACCGACTATAGTAGAGACAGGCTCGATGTGCTACGACATCTCCTACATTCCCCACCAGCACCAAAGCGTGCAGAGCGGAGTCAGCGGTAAGGAATTTCCTTCCCTGTTACAAAAACAAAGAAACCTGTTATGCCAGCCGCTCGACCAGTTATTGGTCGAGCGGCTGGCAGTTTTTGGGCTGTGGTAGCGGCGGTCAGATTGACGCTGGCTGCGCTGCCAGCCTTGGCCGACGGATGCGGCTCCAGAGCACAATGCCGCCGAGCAACAGCAGCAGCAGACCGATCAGCAGGAAGATGTTGTGGGCGATGATCGAGGCCACGATCGTCACGATCGACAGCGGGAGCGCGATACAGAACATGATCAGGCCCGTCAGGAAGCTGCTGGCGCTGCCGAGGAAAGGTAGAATATTCAGCACCGTGTTGACCGGCGAGAAGCAGAGCATCAGGCCGATCCACATCATCATGAAGCCGATCGCGCGGACGATCCAGATCCACAGGTGATACTCCGTGTCGAGCGTCTCGATCGCCTGCTCGCGATTCTCGGTGAAGGCGCGGTAGAGCGACGTGCCTTTAGCCTCGTATGGCACGATCTGCGCGCCGCTGGCCTTGCCGAAGAGCGTCACATCCGTGTTATTTGGCACCGCCGCGTAGCGGATACGAACATCGCCGATCTTCGGCTGCGTCAGCGCGCTTGCGCTGCTGACGAGGTAATTATTCCGCACCAGCCAAGACGCGCTGGCCTCGGTGTTTTCCTCGTCGAGCGCGACCGCCGTCGCTTCGGGCAGCTCCAGCTCGCGGGGATTGACGCTGTACGCGCCGATGGTCGCGCTGCTGGCCGTCCAGCTCTGGCTCTCGAACTCCAGCTCAGGATTTTCATGGCCTCCGGGGTACCTGAAGGAGCTTGACCGCTCCGGGTCGGAGGTCCACTCCTTCTCGTAGCTGTAGGTCGTCTCGGTCGTCGAGCTGCCGCCGACGTTCTTGGTCGTGCTGCTGCGGGTATGCTCGACCCACGCATACATTTCGACGCTGCGCTCTAGCCGCAGGTAGCGCTGAGCGCGCAGCAACGAGGCATCGCCTAGCGCTTCGGTCGTCGCAAGCTTGCCGGTCGCGGCGATCAGCTTGCCCTCCATCGCCGGATCGACGGAGGCGGCGGTAACGGGCGTGCTCTGCCGGGCGATCGTCGCCAGATTGACCGTGCCCTCGTTGATCCACAAGACCACGAAGGATGCGAAGAAGAGGAGCACGCCGAGCAGCGCGCCGATAAACGAGTTGAACAGGTTGCTGAAAAAGCCGGTATGCGTTACTTCCGTGTGCTGGTCGGGCATTGCGATGCTCTCCATGATGAGTGTGCGCCAGTCTACGACGAGCTACCCACGGGCGCGGCATAGCTCCAAAGCATGGATAATCCTGAGGGGAGTTGATCTGGCGCACGAATGTCGATCTATTATCGCGACGCCGCCGCCGATCGGCATGCTCCAAAAGTCCCGACGAGCGGTAGGCAGAGCATAGCGCTGCGGTTATCGGAGCGGGCGCTCCTCCGGCATGAGCGCCGGATCGACGACCAGCACCGCCGCGCCGTGGATCTGACCGCTGCGCAGCGCCGCGAGCGCCTCGTTGGCCGCCGCGAGCGGAAACGGCTGGATGCTGGTCCGTACCGGCACCTGAGGCGCGAGCGCCAGAAACTCCTCGGCGTCGCGTCGCGTCAGGTTTGCCACCGAGCGCACGCTGCGCTCGCCCCACAGGATCGCGTACGGAAACGAGGGAATGTCGCTCATGTGGATGCCGCCGCAGACCACGGTGCCGCCTTTGCCCACAGCGCGCAGCGCGGCTGGCACCAGCGCCCCGACCGGCGCGAAAATGATCGCGGCGTCCAGCTCTTCGGGCGGTGCCTGGCCCGAATCGCCCGCCCAGATCGCGCCAAGGTCGCGCGCGAACTGCTGGGCCTCGTGATCGCCGGGACGGGTAAAGGCGAAGACGCGCCGCCCCTGATGCCGCGCCACCTGAATCACGATATGCGCCGCCGCGCCAAAGCCGTACAGCCCGATTCGCTCGGCATCTTCGGCCATGCGCAGCGAGCGGTAGCCGATCAGCCCGGCGCAGAGCAGCGGCGCGGCCTGAAGGTCGGGATAGTCGGCGGGCAGCGGGAAGCAGAAGCGCTGATCGGCGACGGTGTACTCCGCGTAGCCGCCATCGATCTGGTAGCCGGTGAAGCGCGCCTGATCGCACAGGTTCTCGCGGCCTGAGCGGCAGTAGCGGCAGTGGGTGCAGGTCGCGCCCAGCCAGGGCACTCCCACGCGCTCGCCGGTGACAAAGCGCTCTACCCGCTCGCCGCACGCCGCCACGCTGCCCACGATCTGATGACCGGGGATCAGCGGCAGCTTCGGCTGTGTCAGCTCGCCGTCGACGACATGCAGATCGGTGCGGCACAGCCCGCAGGCATGAACGCGAATCAGCACCTCGTCGTCGGCGGGCGTTGGGATCGGCACCTCGGCGGCGCGCAGCGGTTGTCGCGGCCTGTCCAGCAGCATTGCAAACATAGGACCTCGTTTCAAGTTTCAAGTTTCGAGTTCTTTAAACGGTGGGCTGTGAACGGTGAGCTGTGAACGTCGTTCTTTCTGCACGATCCAGCCGTAGAGCGCCGCGCCGAAGATTCCTAGCTCCAGCAGCGCCGAAATGATACACCAGAAGCAGAGCGCCCGAATCACAAAGAGCTGAAGCGCCATGAAGTAGTTTGACAGCAGCAGCCCACCGCCTGCCAGCGCCAGCAGCGCCGTCGCGATCGACAGCGGCCCCAGGCGCTCACGATGCAACCCGGCCAGCGCCAGAGCCAGCAGCAGGCCGTAGCCCGCCATGCCGATCACCGACACCGGAAGGCCGCCGCCGGGTGGCAGCGTGCTCCATCGGCTGGCCTGAACCGCCTCGCAACCAGCGCCAACCGGACAGACCAGCGCAATGTTATGCTGATAGCGGTTGAGCGTGAGATACGCGGCGTCGAGCAGACCCAGCAGCGCCAGCAGCGCCGCGATCATCCGCGCATACAGTATTCGGGCCTGCATCTCAGTTGCCCTTCGCCTGAAGCGCGGCCTCGATCGCCGCTTCGAGTTCGGGGGCCGTCACCTTCGTGCCGTCTACGAGGTACGTCGGCGTGCTGTCGATGCCGCTCCCGATCGCGGCGGCGGCGCTGTCGCGCAGCGCTGGCACGTACTTCTCGCTGACGAGACAGGTTGAGAAGGCCGCCTGATCGAGGCCCAGATCGCTGGCATAGCCCAGCAGACGCGGCGTGATGTCGCGATCGTCGCTCCATGTGCGCTGGCGGGCAAAGAGCAGATTATGCATCGGCCAGAACTTGCCCTGCTCACCGGCACAGCGCGACGCCGCGGCGGTTGGGATCGCGTTGTCGTGCTGCTGAAGCGGGAAGTCGTGGAAGATCAACTGGATCTTGCCTGTCTCGACGTAGCGCTGGTCGATCGTACCCTCAATCGCCTGGAAGACATTGGCGCAGGCCGGGCACTGGAAATCGGCGTACTCGATCACTTTGACCGGCGCGTCGGGGCTGCCCTTGTAGTAAAACCCTTCGGGCGTCGTGCCGACCGGCGCGCTCAGCGGGTGGACGCCGCTGGTGTTGCCCTCGCCTGTGGGCGCTGCCGGACGCGCGGCGATGCTCCAAAGTAACGCGCCGCCGCCGACAAGGGCGATCAGCGCGATGATCGTATAAAAGATCGGCAGAGGTGAGCGTTTGGCAGGAACCTCGCGGCCTCGTTGTCGTTGTGCCTGCATAATGATTGCTCCCTTCTCCTGAGAAACAGGCTATGCGCGTCGCCGGATCGACGACACGCACAACCATCAACGGTATGTCAGGCTACTTCAGCGGATCGCCGTCGCCAGCCTGGATGAGGCCGAGCGCGCCGCGTCCCACGAAGTTGAAGGCGTGCGTGACGATCGGATAGAGTCCATCCTCCGCTGTCGTGAACTCGACGATCGCTCCCTGGGCTGGCGAGAGATCGACGACCTGCGAGCCGTAGTGGCCCGGATTGTCGCGCGTGAGCTGGTAGCCTTCCTTGATCACCGTATCGAAGATCGTGCCGACCACATGAAACGAGCTATCGACGCTCGGCCCGGCGTTGAGCACGAACATGCGCACGCGCTCTCCGGTGCCCACCTGGAGCGGATGATCTTTGTACTGGTTGGCAACGCCGTTGAAGACCACATAGTCCGGCGCGGGCGCGGCAGCCGCCGCCTTATCCAGGCTGGTCAGATCCTTCTGCGGGCCGAGATACCACTCGCTCTGCACCAGCGCGAACTCTTTATCAACCTGCGGCAGGCCATCGCTCGGCTCGACGATCACCATGCCGTACATGCCGTTGGCGATGTGGTGCAGCGCCGGAGCCGTGCCGCAGTGATACATCCACACGCCCGCGTAATCGGCTTTCCACTCGTACAGCTTCTCCTCGCCCGGCTTGATCGAGGTCATCTCGTCGTTCCAGGCCACCTGGCTGGAGTGGAAGTCGATCGAGTGCGGCAGCTCGCTGCTCGTCGGGTTCTTGAGATGGATACGCACGGTATCGCCCACGCGGACACGGATAACCGGGCCGGGCACCGTGCCGCCGAAAGTCCAGACCTTCTGCACAAAGCCCTCGGCGACGGTCATCTCTTTTTCTTCGATCACCAGATCGATGTCGTGGGTCGTGCCGCTCAGCGCCTTGGGCGCGGCTGCATCGAAGGGCGTGTACCTGGGAGCGCTCGCGTCGGGCTGCACATCGCTGGCGGGCGGTGGACCGCCATGATCGCCGCCTGCGTTGCCGCCGCCCGCGCCTGTCGCGGCAGTTGCCCCAACGGTGATCGTGCCTTTCATCCCCGCCTGCGCATGGCCTGGCACCGAGCAGATAAACGTAAAGCCTTCTGCCGGAATATCCACCTCCGCGCTCGCACTCTGGCCGCCGTCCGCCACGATCTTAACGCCGTTCGGGAACGTCACATCATGCAGTATCACGCCGTCGTTGACGAACTTGACCGTGTAGCGTCCCGGCTGCTCGACGTTCAGCGTAGCGGGCTTGAAGCCCATGTCGAAGCCGTGGATCTCGATCGTGCCGACCACCGTAGCATTGCTGACTTGCTGTGTCGCCAGGCCCGAACCTGTGAGCCGGGTCGTCGGCGGGTTGGCATTTGCTTTTGCCGGAGTAGCGCCGGATGTTGTCGGAGGGGTGTTGCTGTAAAACGCGATCCCGAAGACGAGGACCAGCAGCGCGCTCAACGCGACCCAACGTAGACGGTGAAACTGGTGCATAGGGCTTGCCTCTTTTGCTAATCCGACGTGCGCCAGATCTCGGATCAGCGCGCCATCGAACAGGTGAGAAAGACTTGAGGTTACTAACCTGCACTATAGCGGTCGCGGGCGGAGCGATGCGGAAAGAAGTAGTTACGCTCGGTTGCGCTTTCGTCACAGATCGCGCTGTGATACGGCACGCCGAGAACACAGGAGCAAAGAACAAGGGGAGAGCCGGGAGCCAGGAACCAGGAGGATGAGCTTTCCCTGGCCTGCGCAGGCGAAATCCTGCATCAGCCAGCCCGCGCTCACCAGCGCCGTGATCGCGAATAAGGGTGTGCCGCTGCTCACCGCTCGTCTCCTTCGACGATCGCCTGAAGCACCCGCAGCACTTGATCGGGGTCGAGATGGTGGTGCTCAGCCGTAGTCCGCAGCAGTAGCCCGCCGCCGCAGCAGGTATCGAGGCCAAAGCCTTGCAGCGCCGGGAGCGTCTGCGGGTAGCGCGCGACGATCTCGTTGAGGGTGTCGGCACCGTCGATCGCTGCCGACACCGGAAGGTGTTGATTAATAGTCACGGTTGTGTTCCTTTCGACAACGAAGGGTGTTCACTCGCCGACAGCAGCTTATAACGCGCTAGGCTCGCTGCGCCGGTACGGGCTGCGGGATCGGCTGAAGACGCGGCCAGGCGTGCCAGATGAACGCGCCGAGCGCCACCACCTGCAACAGCGCCGCCAGCGCCAGCGTGCCGCCCAGCCACGGCGTGCGGTACAGCGACCAAAGCGGCAGGGCCAGCGCCGCGCCGAGCACACCGGCGTTGAGCGCGCCGAAGCTTAGCCAGGCCCAACGCGGACGACCGCGCTCGCCCGCGCCCGTGAGACGCGGCAAGATCCAGTAGGCCACGCCGAGCGCAAGCTGGATCAGCCAGCCGCCGACCAGCAGTTGAATATGCGTCGGCAGTAGCAGCCAGGCCCAGCCGAAGATCGTCGGGAGGCCCTTTGCGCTGAGGATCAGCCCGCCCAGGAGCACGCCGACCGCCAGATGCAGCAGCGCGGCCTTGACAAACCAGCAGCTTAGACGCGGCATCGGCTACCTCCCGCCGTGCCTGGCGCGCACACGGCTCCACACCAGCCCGACGAAGATCCAGACCGCCAGCACGTGCAGCGCCGACGATAGCACCAGCGTCCAGGCCAGCGCCGCCCCTGGCCGATAGCCGTTGAGCGGCTCCGCCACCAGACGCAGCAGCAGCCCGGCGTTCAACAGCCCGTAGCAGAGCCAGGTGAGCCACTCAGCGCCGCGTGGCTGCTCCTTCGACCAGATCGGGAACATCCAGAGCGCCACGCCGAAGATCAGTTGGGTCAGCCAGCCGACGACGATCAGATGAATCGCGGTCGGCTGAAGATACGCAAGCAGGGGATAGATCGGCCAGGCGAGCTGCACCAGCCAGAGCGCGCTCAGCAGCATTCCGCCGAGCAGATAGACCATCGCGGTTTTAATCAGCGTACGTGTGATGGTTGGCATAGGAATCGTTTGTAAGAACCAAGAACCAAACGAATGAACAATAGAGCAACCGAACAATAGACCAAAACGTACAACTTCTTTGTTTCGTCGTTCCCGTGCTCCCCGCCGCCTGAAGCTACGCGGGCCGCGCCATGCGCTCGGTAGCCAGCCAGCGGCTCAGAATGTAGGTATACGCGCTGATCGCCGCCCGCGCGCCGTCGCCGATCGCTACCATCACCTGCTCGGCTGCGGTCGTTGTCACGTCGCCCGCCGCGAAGATCCCAGGCGCGGACGTGGCGTTGTGCTGATCGACGACGATAAAGCCATGCGCGTCGGTCTTGACGAGCGCACGGACGACCTCGCTGTTAGGCACCAGCCCCAGATCGACGAAGGCATGCTGTACCGTGATCGTATGGATCTCGCCTCCGCGCATCAGCACCAGCTCTCGGAGCGTCTGCGTGCCGCTGACCTCGACCACCTCGTAGCCGGGAAAGACCTCGACGTTCGGCTGCTGGATCAGCATGTGCGCCAATGGATTCGCCAACTGCTCGGCGTTCGGCACCACCAGATAGACCCGCGCCGCCGTCCAGACCAGCTCGGCAGCGCCCAGCAGCGCCCGCGTGGTGCCGCCGATCACCGCGACCGACTGATCGGCAACCTGCTGCGCGTACGTCGCGATCGAGTAGCTCATGCCAGGATCGATCAGCCGGTGCGCGCCCGGCACGTTCAGGCGCAGCGGTGTCGCGCCCGTAGCAACCAGAATCGCGGTCGCTTGCAGCACACCCTGCGCCTGCGTTTCGACGCTGAAGAACGACAGACCCGGCGAGATACCAAGCACGCGATCATGGATCACGCGGCCCGATTTCATCGCGCGGCTGATCAGCATGCGTACCAGGTCGTTGGCTGGCAGGTATGGCGTCGTATGCTGCACCTGCGCTGTCGACCACTGAACCTGCCAACGCGCCTCGCGGTGACGCTGCTGATCCAGATCGTGACCGACCAGACTTTCGCGCCAGCCAACCTTACCGCCCAGATCTTCGTAGATCATGACGGCATCGAGCTGTTTTTCCTGGGCATGAAAGGCCGCCGCGACCGCTGCCGGTCCTCCGCCGATGATGATCAGGTCATACATGCCTGTGCTCCCCTCAACCTGTGGCGCGTCTAATCGCGCGCCGTGATCTGCCGCGCGCTCAGCTCAAGGAGTGTTGCGTTCTGCGGCCCGTGGCGCGCGATCAGCACCGGACAGGAGGCTTGCTGAAGCACGCGGCGACTGACGCTGCCAAGGATCGAGCTGATCGATCCCATGCCACGCGAGCCCATCACGATCAG
This sequence is a window from Herpetosiphonaceae bacterium. Protein-coding genes within it:
- the nadB gene encoding L-aspartate oxidase, which codes for MYDYIIIGSGIAGLFTALQAARHGRVLVITKAALAESNTRYAQGGIAAAIGMADSPQLHYDDTLAAGAGLCDPTAVRVLAAEAPARIYDLIRLGVPFDTHAGQLALGLEAAHQARRILHAGGDATGRHIELTLCAALHQAGVAIREHTYVVEIVVERGRAVGVWAQRGDGEPELFRARHIILACGGAGQLFRYTTNPGVATGDGVALAYRAGAALADLEFYQFHPTALQVPGQPTFLISEAVRGEGAYLRNTEGERFMPRYAAQAELAPRDVVARAIVAEMQRTGGPVFLDLRHLDAASTHRRFPTISAFCDSLGLDIAADLLPVAPAAHYFMGGVSTNIWGETTLPGLYACGEVACTGVHGANRLASNSLVEGIVFGGRIVRRTIERSAQNEEPDRRPALLPDLVIEPTLDLRQPPAPVPPTKQAAQQVMWEHVGLVRTAAGLDRAIETLARWNAHLPAPQTIADHELSNQLLLSWLMATAARQRAESRGGHYRSDLPQSRPLWQRRIVVTGGRRQAVEMREACVAAC
- the nadC gene encoding carboxylating nicotinate-nucleotide diphosphorylase gives rise to the protein MINPETASFALPAVDLSHYLTPGELQQIVERALAEDLGRGDITSDLLVPSAVQATAVFRARRAGVIAGLDVAAAVYRLVDPALRFGAQVTDGTFVTPDQPIASVSGSARSLLRGERVALNFMQRLSGIASLTARYVAAVRGTRARIVDTRKTTPGLRALEKYAVRAGGGHNHRRDLSDMMLVKDNHLVALRQHGLTLPEAIDRARQALPHAIKIEVEVDRVDQIPAALEARVDAILLDNMPPATLREAVALIDGRALTEASGGVNLETVRALAAAGVDLISVGALTHSAPALDIGLDFVWERGDGR
- a CDS encoding cysteine desulfurase family protein, which produces MDAETIYLDHAATTPVHARVLDAMLPYFTQQFGNPSGRYPMAEQARAAVDWARQTVATTIGARSSEIVFTGGGSESNNLALQGVAFAARDRGDHIVTTQIEHHAVLRTCAYLERVHGFRVTYLPVDRSGLVDLVALEHALDDRTILVSVMLANNEVGTIQPLAEIAALTRPRGIALHTDAVQALPTLPVDIRALGVDLLTISAHKCYGPKGVGALYVRRGTPLLPQIYGGHQERDRRAGTENVAGIVGLATALQLVRSHDSRTLADLRDRLIRSVLEDVPGAILTGHPTLRLPGHASFCFGGVAGEAVLVALADHGIACSSGSACAAGESEPSHVLTAMGIPDDLAHTAVRLTLGLTNTPEQIEWVAERLPAIVAAVRGVEHVI
- a CDS encoding TMEM43 family protein, which codes for MPDQHTEVTHTGFFSNLFNSFIGALLGVLLFFASFVVLWINEGTVNLATIARQSTPVTAASVDPAMEGKLIAATGKLATTEALGDASLLRAQRYLRLERSVEMYAWVEHTRSSTTKNVGGSSTTETTYSYEKEWTSDPERSSSFRYPGGHENPELEFESQSWTASSATIGAYSVNPRELELPEATAVALDEENTEASASWLVRNNYLVSSASALTQPKIGDVRIRYAAVPNNTDVTLFGKASGAQIVPYEAKGTSLYRAFTENREQAIETLDTEYHLWIWIVRAIGFMMMWIGLMLCFSPVNTVLNILPFLGSASSFLTGLIMFCIALPLSIVTIVASIIAHNIFLLIGLLLLLLGGIVLWSRIRRPRLAAQPASI
- a CDS encoding zinc-dependent alcohol dehydrogenase family protein, with the protein product MFAMLLDRPRQPLRAAEVPIPTPADDEVLIRVHACGLCRTDLHVVDGELTQPKLPLIPGHQIVGSVAACGERVERFVTGERVGVPWLGATCTHCRYCRSGRENLCDQARFTGYQIDGGYAEYTVADQRFCFPLPADYPDLQAAPLLCAGLIGYRSLRMAEDAERIGLYGFGAAAHIVIQVARHQGRRVFAFTRPGDHEAQQFARDLGAIWAGDSGQAPPEELDAAIIFAPVGALVPAALRAVGKGGTVVCGGIHMSDIPSFPYAILWGERSVRSVANLTRRDAEEFLALAPQVPVRTSIQPFPLAAANEALAALRSGQIHGAAVLVVDPALMPEERPLR
- a CDS encoding vitamin K epoxide reductase family protein, which encodes MQARILYARMIAALLALLGLLDAAYLTLNRYQHNIALVCPVGAGCEAVQASRWSTLPPGGGLPVSVIGMAGYGLLLALALAGLHRERLGPLSIATALLALAGGGLLLSNYFMALQLFVIRALCFWCIISALLELGIFGAALYGWIVQKERRSQLTVHSPPFKELET
- a CDS encoding thioredoxin domain-containing protein, which produces MQAQRQRGREVPAKRSPLPIFYTIIALIALVGGGALLWSIAARPAAPTGEGNTSGVHPLSAPVGTTPEGFYYKGSPDAPVKVIEYADFQCPACANVFQAIEGTIDQRYVETGKIQLIFHDFPLQQHDNAIPTAAASRCAGEQGKFWPMHNLLFARQRTWSDDRDITPRLLGYASDLGLDQAAFSTCLVSEKYVPALRDSAAAAIGSGIDSTPTYLVDGTKVTAPELEAAIEAALQAKGN
- a CDS encoding multicopper oxidase domain-containing protein: MHQFHRLRWVALSALLVLVFGIAFYSNTPPTTSGATPAKANANPPTTRLTGSGLATQQVSNATVVGTIEIHGFDMGFKPATLNVEQPGRYTVKFVNDGVILHDVTFPNGVKIVADGGQSASAEVDIPAEGFTFICSVPGHAQAGMKGTITVGATAATGAGGGNAGGDHGGPPPASDVQPDASAPRYTPFDAAAPKALSGTTHDIDLVIEEKEMTVAEGFVQKVWTFGGTVPGPVIRVRVGDTVRIHLKNPTSSELPHSIDFHSSQVAWNDEMTSIKPGEEKLYEWKADYAGVWMYHCGTAPALHHIANGMYGMVIVEPSDGLPQVDKEFALVQSEWYLGPQKDLTSLDKAAAAAPAPDYVVFNGVANQYKDHPLQVGTGERVRMFVLNAGPSVDSSFHVVGTIFDTVIKEGYQLTRDNPGHYGSQVVDLSPAQGAIVEFTTAEDGLYPIVTHAFNFVGRGALGLIQAGDGDPLK
- a CDS encoding DUF542 domain-containing protein codes for the protein MTINQHLPVSAAIDGADTLNEIVARYPQTLPALQGFGLDTCCGGGLLLRTTAEHHHLDPDQVLRVLQAIVEGDER
- a CDS encoding NAD(P)/FAD-dependent oxidoreductase, whose translation is MYDLIIIGGGPAAVAAAFHAQEKQLDAVMIYEDLGGKVGWRESLVGHDLDQQRHREARWQVQWSTAQVQHTTPYLPANDLVRMLISRAMKSGRVIHDRVLGISPGLSFFSVETQAQGVLQATAILVATGATPLRLNVPGAHRLIDPGMSYSIATYAQQVADQSVAVIGGTTRALLGAAELVWTAARVYLVVPNAEQLANPLAHMLIQQPNVEVFPGYEVVEVSGTQTLRELVLMRGGEIHTITVQHAFVDLGLVPNSEVVRALVKTDAHGFIVVDQHNATSAPGIFAAGDVTTTAAEQVMVAIGDGARAAISAYTYILSRWLATERMARPA